A DNA window from Strix aluco isolate bStrAlu1 chromosome 6, bStrAlu1.hap1, whole genome shotgun sequence contains the following coding sequences:
- the LOC141924903 gene encoding uncharacterized protein LOC141924903, giving the protein MAEELKVNLTGKAAGASCAQGERKKAGKTHVSTSTTRKPAPGADSYKWQGVWEKMGKCLSQWSPPMLWDLTVEQVQSPDKLVECLEKVCCQSDKSRETQILAMCWGLAHAYRVIFNTVHCPQGGEKAAKIEVAQVHLDWQRKDELFIARWAHETSGHQGRDATYRWARDRGVDLTIDTIAEIIHGCETCAAIKQAKRVKPQRNEDRWMKYKYGEAWQIDYITLPQTRRGKRHVLTMVEATTGWLETYPVSHATARNTILGLEERILWRHGTPEKVESDNGTHFRNNLIDAWAEEHGIEWVYHIPYHAPASGKIERYNGLLKTTLRAMGGGTFKHWDTHLTKATWLVNTRGSANRAGPAQSKLPRVVDGDRVPVVCMRDLLGKMVWVSPAPGKGKPIHGIVFAQGPGCTWWVMQKDGEVRCVPQGDLIVGENTP; this is encoded by the exons ATGGCAGAGGAGCTGAAAGTGAACCTTACTGGAAAGGCAGCAGGAGCCAGCTGTGcacaaggagaaaggaagaaggcagGCAAAACACATGTTTCCACAAG caccacccggaaacctgccccgggggcagatagttataaatggcaaggtgtgtgggagaagatgggcaagtgcctgagtcagtggtcacccccaatgctttgggatctcactgtcgaacaagtgcagagtcctgataaactggtggagtgtttggaaaaggtgtgctgccaatctgacaaatcccgggagacacaaatccttgcaatgtgctgggggcttgcccatgcttaccgtgtcatctttaacactgttcactgcccccaagggggcgaaaaagctgctaagatcgaggtggctcaggtgcacttggactggcagcgtaaagatgaactgttcatagcccggtgggcccatgagacctcgggccaccaaggcagagatgcaacatataggtgggctcgagatcgaggggtggacctcaccattgacaccatcgcagagatcatccacggatgtgagacgtgtgctgcaatcaaacaagccaaacgggtgaagccccagcggaatgaagatcgatggatgaaatataaatatggagaggcctggcagatcgactacatcacactgccacagacccgccgaggcaagcgccacgtgctcacaatggtggaagcaaccactgggtggcttgaaacttatccagtgtcccacgccactgcccgaaataccatcctgggccttgaagagcgaatcctgtggcgacacggcaccccagagaaggttgagtcggacaatgggactcacttccgaaataacctcatagatgcctgggcagaagaacacggcatcgagtgggtctaccacatcccctaccacgcaccagcctccgggaagattgagcgctacaatggactgttaaaaactacattgagggcaatggggggtggaaccttcaaacactgggacacacatctgacaaaggccacttggttagtcaacacaagaggatctgccaatcgagctggcccggctcagtcaaaacttccacgtgttgtggacggggatagagtccctgtggtgtgcatgagggacctgctgggaaaaatggtctgggttagtcctgcgccgggcaaaggcaaacccatccacgggattgtttttgctcaaggacctgggtgcacctggtgggtgatgcagaaggatggagaggtccgatgcgtgccacaaggggacttgattgtgggtgaaaacacaccgtga